A window of Pseudomonas denitrificans (nom. rej.) genomic DNA:
TTCAAGCACGAAGCCATGCAGGCTGCGTTGCAGGACTACGCCTCTCGTCAGCGCCGTTTCGGCAAGACCAGTGAGCAGGTCGAGGCCGAGGCACCCCCGAAATGTTGAAACAACGAATCATCACGGCGCTGATCCTGTTGCCGATCGCGCTGGGTGGTTTCTTCCTGCTCGATGGTGCGGCGTTCTCGCTGTTCATCGGTCTGGTGGTCAGCCTGGGTGCCTGGGAATGGGCGCGGCTGGCGGGCTACAACGAACAACCCGCCCGCGTCGGCTATGCCGCCGTGGTGGCCGTTCTGATGCTGGTATTGGCCTGGTTGCCGCAGCTGGCAGGTGCAGTCCTGGTGCTGGCACTGCTCTGGTGGGCGCTCGCGACCGTCATGGTGCTGACCTATCCGGATAGCGCGTCGAGCTGGGGCGGCCGTTGGCGCCGCCTGCTGATCGGCCTGCTGATCCTGCTGCCTGCCTGGCAAGGGCTGGTGTTGCTCAAGCAATGGCCGCTGTCCAACTGGCTGATCGTTGCCGTGATGGTGCTGGTCTGGGCTGCCGACATCGGCGCCTACTTCTCCGGCAAGGCCTTCGGCAAGCGCAAGCTCGCCCCCCGCGTCAGCCCGGGCAAGAGCTGGGAAGGCTTCTTCGGCGGCATGGCGCTGTGCCTGGTGATCACCGTTGCTGTCGCTATCTACCGTGACTGGACTGTGCGTGAACTGCTGCTGGCGCTGCCGTGTGCGGCCATCGTGGTGGCCTTGTCGGTCATCGGTGACCTGACCGAAAGCATGTTCAAGCGCCAGTCCGGGCTCAAGGACAGCAGCAACCTGCTGCCGGGGCATGGTGGCGTGCTGGACCGCATCGACAGCCTGACCGCAGCCATCCCGGTGTTCACTGCGCTGCTCTGGGCCGCGGGCTGGGGTACGCCGTGAGTCATCCGCAGTGGATTACCGTGCTGGGGGCGACCGGGTCGATCGGCCTCAGTACCCTCGACGTCATCGGGCGTCATCCTGATCGTTACCGCGTCTTCGCGCTCAGCGGCTTTTCCCGCCTGGCTGAGCTCGAGGCGCTTTGCCTGCGCCACCAGCCGCGCTTCGTCGTCGTGCCGGAGGCTGAGCAGGCGCGTGCCTTGCAGGATCGCCTGGGCTCTGCGGGGCTCGAGGTCCGGGTGCTGGTCGGCGAGGCCGGTCTTTGCGAAATTTCCGCTCATCCGGAAGTGGACGCGGTGATGGCGGCCATCGTTGGCGCTGCGGGTCTGAAACCTACTCTGGCAGCCGTCGAGGCTGGCAAGCGGGTCTTGCTGGCCAATAAAGAAGCGTTGGTGATGTCCGGCGCCCTGTTCATGGATGCGGTGCGAGCCAGCGGCGCCGTCCTGCTGCCCATCGACAGCGAGCACAATGCAATCTTCCAGTGCATGCCGGCGGACTACGCTCGCGGCCTGGGTGAGGTCGGTGTTCGTCGTATCCTGCTGACGGCCTCGGGTGGCCCGTTCCGCGAAACGCCGCTGGAGCAGTTGGCCCGGGTTTCCCCGGAGCAGGCTTGCGCACACCCCAACTGGTCGATGGGGCGGAAGATTTCCGTCGATTCGGCCAGCATGATGAATAAGGGTCTGGAGCTGATCGAGGCTTGCTGGCTGTTCGATGCCGCGCCGTCAAAGGTCGAGGTGGTTATCCACCCTCAGAGCGTGATCCACTCCCTGGTGGACTACGTCGATGGCTCGGTGCTCGCACAGTTGGGCAATCCGGATATGCGGACCCCCATCGCCCACGCCCTGGCCTGGCCGCAGCGAATCGACTCCGGTGTCTCGCCGCTGGACCTGTTCTCCATCGCTCGCCTGGACTTCAGTGCGCCCGATGAGCAGCGTTTCCCCTGTCTGCGCCTGGCGCGGCAGGCCGCCGAGGCGGGTGGTAGCGTGCCGGCGATGCTCAATGCGGCGAACGAGGTGGCCGTCGCGGCGTTCCTCGAGCGGCGCATCCGCTTCACGGATATCCCGGTTATCATCGACGAAGTGCTGAACCGCGAGGCGCACACACCGGTCGAATCGCTCGATGCGGTGCTGGCGGCCGACCAGCGTGCACGCGGCGCCGCACAGGCGTGGTTGCAGGAGCGCGGGCATTGAGCCCGAGGAGGTAGCGATGAGCGCCCTTTATATGGTGGTGGGACTGATTGTCGCCCTGGGCGTACTGGTCACCTTCCACGAGTTCGGACACTTCTGGGTCGCCCGCCGCTGCGGGGTCAAGGTCCTGCGCTTCTCCGTGGGCTTCGGCACGCCGCTGGTGCGCTGGCACGATCGCCAGGGCACCGAGTTCGTTGTCGCTGCCATTCCGCTGGGCGGCTACGTGAAGATGCTCGATGAGCGGGAAGGCGATGTTCCCGCCGAGCTGCTCGACCGCGCCTTCAATCGCAAGACCGTATTCCAGCGCATCGCCATAGTTGCGGCAGGGCCGATCGCCAACTTCCTGCTGGCCATCCTGTTCTTCTGGGTCCTGGCCATGCTGGGCAGTCAGCAGATCAAGCCGATCATCGGTTCCGTGGTGGCGAACAGTCCCGCGGCCATCGCCGGTCTGGCGTCCGGCCAGGAAGTCGTGGCGGTGGATGGCGAGACCGTCGATGGCTGGAGCGGCGTCAACCTGCAACTGGTGCGCCGTCTCGGTGAAACCGGCGAGCTGAGCGTTTCGGTGCTGGAGCAGGGTTCGAGTGCTCCGACCGTGCACCAGGTGCGCATCAGTTCCTGGCTGAAGAACGAAGACAATCCCGATCCCATCGGTGGTCTGGGAATCCAGCCCTGGCGACCCGCTGTCGCACCGGTGATCGCTGAACTGGATGAAAAAGGACCTGCCAAGGCTGCCGGCCTGCAGATTGGTGACCGGCTCGTCAGTCTGGATGGTCAGTCGGTCACGGATTGGCAGGAAGTGGTCTCGCGTGTCCGCGCCATGCCTGAAGGCAGGGTGACGCTCGGCATCGAGCGCGCAGGCCAGCGCGAGGAGCTTGCCCTGACCCTGGCGGCCAAAGGGGAGGGCAAGGCCCGTACCGGCTACCTGGGCGCAGGTGTCGCCGGTGGTCAGTGGCCGCCGGAAATGCTCCGCGAAGTGAGCTATGGGCCGGTGGCTGCGGTGGGGCAGGCGCTCTCCCGAACCTGGTCCATGAGCCTGCTAACTCTGGATTCTCTAAAGAAAATGGTGCTCGGGCAGCTCTCGGTAAAAAACTTGAGCGGGCCGATAACCATTGCTAAAGTGGCGGGCGCTTCAGCCCAGTCCGGCGTAGGGGATTTTCTGCATTTCCTCGCCTATCTGAGCATCAGCTTGGGGGTTCTCAACCTGTTGCCGATTCCCGTCCTCGATGGCGGGCATCTGCTGTTCTACATGGTCGAGTGGGTGCGAGGTCGCCCACTGTCGGAGCGGGTCCAGGCTTGGGGGATGCAGATTGGCATCAGCCTGGTAGTCGGGGTCATGTTGTTGGCCCTGGTCAACGATCTGAGTCGACTGTAACCGCCCGTTGGTTTTCGGATCTGCCGCCCTTTGCGGCAGATTCTCTATTTGTCAGTTGGAATAAAAGGACTCCATGAAACGCTTTCTGCTTCCCGCGGCCCTTTCCGCGCTGATGATCGCCCAGGTTCACGCCGAGTCCTTCACTGTTTCCGATATCCGGGTCAACGGCCTGCAGCGCGTGTCTGCCGGCAGCGTGTTCGCGGCCCTGCCGCTGAACGTCGGCGAGCAGATCGACGATCGCCGCTTGGTCGAAGCGACCCGCTCGCTGTTCAAGACCGGCTTCTTCCAGGACATTCAGCTCAGCCGTGATGGCAATGTGCTGATCGTCAATGTGGTCGAGCGTCCGTCCATCTCCAGCATCGAGATCGAGGGCAACAAGGCCATCACCACCGAAGACCTGATGAAGGGTCTGAAGCAGTCCGGCCTCTCCGAAGGCGAAATCTTCCAGCGTGCGACCCTCGAGGGCGTGCGCAACGAGCTGCAGCGCCAGTACGTGGCCCAGGGCCGCTACTCCGCCGAGATCGAGACCGAAGTCGTGCCGCAGCCGCGCAACCGCGTCGCGCTGAAGATCAACATCAACGAAGGCACCGTGGCGGCCATCGCCCATGTCAACGTGGTGGGCAACACCGTCTTCTCCGAGGAAGACCTGACCGACCTGTTCGAGCTGAAGACCACCAACTGGCTGTCCTTCTTCAAGAACGACGACAAGTACTCCCGCGAGAAGCTCTCCGGCGACCTGGAACGTCTGCGTTCGTACTACCTGGACCGTGGCTACATCCACATGGATATCGCCTCCACCCAGGTGTCCATCACCCCGGACAAGAAGCACGTCTACATCACCGTCAACGTCAACGAAGGCGAGAAGTACACCGTCAGCGACGTGAAGCTCTCCGGCGACCTGAAAGTGCCGGAAGACGAAGTGAAGAAGCTCCTGCTGGTGAAGAAGGGCCAGGTGTTCTCCCGCAAGGTGATGACCACCACCTCCGACCTGATCACCCGTCGCCTGGGTAACGAGGGTTACACCTTCGCCAACGTCAACGGCGTTCCCGAGCCGAACGACGAGAACAAGACCGTATCGATCACCTACGTGGTCGATCCGGGCAAGCGCGCCTACGTCAACCGCATCAACTTCCGTGGCAACACCAAGACCGAGGACGAAGTACTCCGTCGCGAAATGCGCCAGATGGAAGGCGGCTGGGCCTCGACCTACCTGATCGACCAGTCCAAGCAGCGTCTCGAGCGCCTGGGCTACTTCAAGGAAGTCAACGTCGAAACCCCGGCCGTTCCGGGCACCGACGACCAGGTCGACGTCAACTACAGCGTGGAAGAGCAACCGTCCGGCTCGATCACCGCGAGCGTGGGCTTCGCCCAGAGCGCCGGTCTGATCCTCGGCGGCTCGATCAGCCAGAACAACTTCCTGGGTACCGGTAACAAGGTCAGCATCGGCCTGACCAAGTCCGATTACCAGACCCGCTACAACTTCGGCTTCGTCGACCCCTACTGGACCGTCGACGGCGTGAGCCTGGGTTACAACGCCTTCTACCGCAAGACCGACTACGACGAGCTCGATGTCGACGTTTCCAGCTACTCGGTGAACAGCCTGGGTGCCGGCGTCAGCATCGGCTACCCGATCAGTGAGACCTCGCGCCTGACCTACGGCCTGACCGTGCAGCGCGACGACATCGACACCGGTGCCTATACCGTCGACGAGATCTTCGACTTCATCGAGAAGGAAGGCGACAGCTTCACCAACTTCAAGGCGTCCATCGGCTGGTCCGAGTCGACCCTGAACAAGGGCGTGCTGGCGAACCGCGGTCACTCGCAGAGCCTGGTGCTGG
This region includes:
- a CDS encoding phosphatidate cytidylyltransferase translates to MLKQRIITALILLPIALGGFFLLDGAAFSLFIGLVVSLGAWEWARLAGYNEQPARVGYAAVVAVLMLVLAWLPQLAGAVLVLALLWWALATVMVLTYPDSASSWGGRWRRLLIGLLILLPAWQGLVLLKQWPLSNWLIVAVMVLVWAADIGAYFSGKAFGKRKLAPRVSPGKSWEGFFGGMALCLVITVAVAIYRDWTVRELLLALPCAAIVVALSVIGDLTESMFKRQSGLKDSSNLLPGHGGVLDRIDSLTAAIPVFTALLWAAGWGTP
- the ispC gene encoding 1-deoxy-D-xylulose-5-phosphate reductoisomerase, whose protein sequence is MSHPQWITVLGATGSIGLSTLDVIGRHPDRYRVFALSGFSRLAELEALCLRHQPRFVVVPEAEQARALQDRLGSAGLEVRVLVGEAGLCEISAHPEVDAVMAAIVGAAGLKPTLAAVEAGKRVLLANKEALVMSGALFMDAVRASGAVLLPIDSEHNAIFQCMPADYARGLGEVGVRRILLTASGGPFRETPLEQLARVSPEQACAHPNWSMGRKISVDSASMMNKGLELIEACWLFDAAPSKVEVVIHPQSVIHSLVDYVDGSVLAQLGNPDMRTPIAHALAWPQRIDSGVSPLDLFSIARLDFSAPDEQRFPCLRLARQAAEAGGSVPAMLNAANEVAVAAFLERRIRFTDIPVIIDEVLNREAHTPVESLDAVLAADQRARGAAQAWLQERGH
- the rseP gene encoding sigma E protease regulator RseP — protein: MSALYMVVGLIVALGVLVTFHEFGHFWVARRCGVKVLRFSVGFGTPLVRWHDRQGTEFVVAAIPLGGYVKMLDEREGDVPAELLDRAFNRKTVFQRIAIVAAGPIANFLLAILFFWVLAMLGSQQIKPIIGSVVANSPAAIAGLASGQEVVAVDGETVDGWSGVNLQLVRRLGETGELSVSVLEQGSSAPTVHQVRISSWLKNEDNPDPIGGLGIQPWRPAVAPVIAELDEKGPAKAAGLQIGDRLVSLDGQSVTDWQEVVSRVRAMPEGRVTLGIERAGQREELALTLAAKGEGKARTGYLGAGVAGGQWPPEMLREVSYGPVAAVGQALSRTWSMSLLTLDSLKKMVLGQLSVKNLSGPITIAKVAGASAQSGVGDFLHFLAYLSISLGVLNLLPIPVLDGGHLLFYMVEWVRGRPLSERVQAWGMQIGISLVVGVMLLALVNDLSRL
- the bamA gene encoding outer membrane protein assembly factor BamA; this translates as MKRFLLPAALSALMIAQVHAESFTVSDIRVNGLQRVSAGSVFAALPLNVGEQIDDRRLVEATRSLFKTGFFQDIQLSRDGNVLIVNVVERPSISSIEIEGNKAITTEDLMKGLKQSGLSEGEIFQRATLEGVRNELQRQYVAQGRYSAEIETEVVPQPRNRVALKININEGTVAAIAHVNVVGNTVFSEEDLTDLFELKTTNWLSFFKNDDKYSREKLSGDLERLRSYYLDRGYIHMDIASTQVSITPDKKHVYITVNVNEGEKYTVSDVKLSGDLKVPEDEVKKLLLVKKGQVFSRKVMTTTSDLITRRLGNEGYTFANVNGVPEPNDENKTVSITYVVDPGKRAYVNRINFRGNTKTEDEVLRREMRQMEGGWASTYLIDQSKQRLERLGYFKEVNVETPAVPGTDDQVDVNYSVEEQPSGSITASVGFAQSAGLILGGSISQNNFLGTGNKVSIGLTKSDYQTRYNFGFVDPYWTVDGVSLGYNAFYRKTDYDELDVDVSSYSVNSLGAGVSIGYPISETSRLTYGLTVQRDDIDTGAYTVDEIFDFIEKEGDSFTNFKASIGWSESTLNKGVLANRGHSQSLVLETTIPGSDLSFYKLDYRGQIFAPLTENYTMRFHTELGYGGAYGDTDRLPFYENYYAGGFNSVRGFKDSSLGPRSTPSKARSNGDGPDADGRYTDPDQDPEAFGGNILITGGAELLFPLPFVKDQRQLRTVLFYDIGNVFDTDCPISTTQGCDGVKFQDMAMSAGVGLTWITALGPLSFSLATPIKKPDNAETQIFQFSLGQTF